The following nucleotide sequence is from Allocatelliglobosispora scoriae.
TCTTCACGCAGGCAGCAGCGGCACTCGCCTGACCTGGGTGACCCGGGGCTCGCATGGCGTACCAACGTCGAGCCCTTGATTGTGACCGGCAGCCGCGCGGCGTGAGTCGCGCGGCTGCCGGACCCCTGACTCGATCTCGTGACTCGTTCTCGGAAGGAGACCGCCCGTGGCGATCAGCAACGTCATCTCCGAGCCGGCCTCCCCTGCGGCCACGCCGACGCGTGGCTCACCGCCCTCCCCCAAACGCCGAGCCGGGCAGAGCCCCGGGCGGCGGCAGGAGGGCCGGGCCGGCCTGTTGTTCCTCTCGCCCTGGCTACTGGGGCTGATCGGGATCACCGCGTTCCCGATGCTCTTCTCGCTCTTTCTCAGCTTCACCAACTACGACGTCCTGAGCAGCTGGGAATTCCTCGAGTTCGTCGGCTTCGACAACTACCGGAAGATCTTCACCACCGACCCGATCTTCTGGAAGTCGGTCCGGGTCACCCTCACCTTCGGGCTGATCGCGGTGCCGCTCAAGCTCGCCGCGTCGCTCGGGGTGGCGCTGCTGCTCAACAAGGCCCGCCGCGGCGTCGGCCTCTACCGGAGCATGTTCTACCTGCCGTCACTGCTCGGCGGCTCGGTGGCGCTGGCGCTGGTGTGGCTGGCGATGTTCAACGGCGACGGCGCCTTCAACGACTTCCTCGCGCTCTTCGGCATCGAGGGCAAGTCCTGGATCAACGAACCGGACTGGGCGCTCGCGACCCTCATCGTGCTCTCCGTCTGGCAGTTCGGCGCACCGATGGTGATCTTCCTGGCCGGTCTGAAGCAGGTCCCGACCGAGCTCTACGAGGCGGCCTCGGTCGACGGCGCCAGCAAGCTTCGCCAGTTCTTCCACGTCACACTGCCGATGCTGTCCCCGGTGATCTTCTTCAACCTGGTTCTGGAGACGATCCACGGCTTCCAGGGCTTCACCGCGGCCTTCGTCATCAGCAACGGCACGGGCGGCCCCGTCTATGCCACGAAGCTCTACACCCTGCTCATCTACGACAAGGGCTTCACCGATTTCCAAATGGGGTACGCCTCCGCGCTCGCCTGGATCTTCCTGGCCGTCATCGGCCTGATCACGGTGGTCTTTTTCAGCACCGGACGGTTCTGGGTGCACTACTCGGACGGAGAGAAGTGATGGGCCGACCCACGGCGGTCTCCCGCGTACGCGGGGTCATCGGCGCGATCGTCCTGATCGCCATCCTCGCCGTCGTCCTCTATCCCCTGATCTGGCTGCTCGGCGGGTCCTTCAAGTCGCCGACCGAGGTCGTCAGCAACATGTCGCTGCTGCCGACGGAGCCGACCCTCGGCAACTATCCCGACGGCTGGAGCTACATCCAGGGCGTCCCGTTCGGCACCTTCTTCGTCAACAGCATGGTGATCTCGCTGCTGAGCGTCGTCGCCAACGGGGTCTCGTGCCTGGTGACGGCCTATGCCTTCGCGCGGCTGCGCTTCTTCGGCCGCAAGGTCTTCTTCGCCCTCATGATCGGCACGCTGCTCCTGCCGGGGCACGTGCTGATCATCCCGCAGTACGTCATGTTCAACGAGTTCGGCTGGGTCGACACCCCGCTGCCGCTCGTCATCCCCAAGCTGCTCGCGACGGAGGCGTTCTTCGTCTTCCTGATGGTGCAGTTCATGCGGGGCATCCCTCGCGAACTCGATGACGCCGCCAAGATCGACGGGTGCGACCCCTACCGCACCTTCCGGCACGTGATCCTGCCGCTCTCGCGGCCGGCGCTCATCACGACGGCGATCTTCTCCTTCATCTGGACCTGGAACGACTTCTTCACGCAGCTCGTCTACCTGCCCAGCGTCGAGAAGTACACGGTGCCGATCGCCCTGCGCCTGTTCATCGACTCCAGCGGGCAGACCTCGCTCGGGCCGATGATGGCGATGTCGGTGCTCGCGCTGATGCCGGTGTTCCTCTTCTTCCTCGCCTTCCAGCGGTTCCTCGTCGAGGGCATCAACACCAGCGGTCTGAAGGGCTGAACCCATGACCACCGAGCAGCGCCTGGCACCGGCCCGCGATTGGCGGGACACGTTTCGCGACGGAGCCGATCTGGCGCTGCTCGGGGTGGTGGTGAGCATTGCCTGCCTGCCGCTGGTGACCGCGGGAGGAGTGGTGGCCGTGGCGGCGGAGGCCGTCGCAGTGCGGTACGGGCAGGGGCGGTGGCTGACGCTCGGCGAGCTGTGGGCTGCGCTGCGGCGGCGGTTCCTGCCGGGGCTGGCCGCCGGGGCCGTCGTCCTGATCACCGTCGCGCTGCTCCTCGCGGATCAGGTGCTGCTCGCCGGTGGCGTGGTGCCCGGCGGGACCGCGCTGGCGTGGGTTACCGGGCTGCTGGGGCTGGTGATCCTCGGGATCTACGCGCTGGTCGTGCCCTTCGTGGGGCGCGGGCTGGGGTTCTGGGCGGCGGTGGGGGCTGCTCGGGGGGTGGCGGTGGCTCGACCGGGGGTGCTGGTCGGGGTGGTGGGGGTGCTCGTGCTGAGCGGATTCCTCGCCTGGGTGCTGCCGGTGGCGGGGCCGTTGCTGGTGGGTTACGTGCTGCTGGCCCTGCACGGCATCGTCCAGCGCTCAACCGTTGCGCACTCCTGAAGTAGCCGACTCCGCCGACGGGGAAGCGGATCCGCTTAGTATTCAAGAGTACTATCGAGATGTACTCTCGACCGGTGAGCTTTCGGCTGGAGATGGTCAACGAGGTCCGGGACTGGTTACACCACCTCAGACGGACCGACCGCAACACTGCCGTCCTCATCGGCCAGGCTATCTCCGCCCTCCTTGATGAGGGACCGAACCTCGGGCGCCCACTCGTCGACCGCATCAAAGGCTCGAGGCTCCACCACCTCAAAGAGCTGCGACCCGGTTCGGCGGGGACCACCGAGGTGAGGATTCTGTTCATCTTCGACCCCGAGCGCAAGGCCGTGCTTCTGGTCGCGGGCGACAAGGCCGGAAAGTGGAACGACTGGTACCGCGAGGCGATCCCCACCGCCGAAAACAGGTATGCGACCTACCTGAAGGAGATGGAACAGCCATGAGCAGCACTCACAGCTACGACAAGGACAGCTTCCTCAACGAGTTCTTCCCCGACGAGGCGGACCGCGCGGAGGTCGAGGCAGGCGCGGAGCATCTGATCGATATCAGCCGCGCCACCCGGCTCGTCGAGATGCGCAAGCGCCTCGGGCTCACCCAGGCCGAGGTCGCTGAACGAATGCACGTCCGCCAGGAGCGCGTCTCCGCCATCGAGCGGGCCAAGGTGACGGCCAGTGAGCTGCGGACGCTGGCTTCGTACATCGAGGCGCTGGGCGGGCGCATGGAGATCATCGCCGACTTCGGTGGAGAACGGCTCGTCGTCGGGTGAACCGCCCATCGGAGATCGTTAAATAGTTAAAAATATTGACAGTTATTGCGGCGCGTCATCGTTCCTCACCCTCGGTGTCGTCAGTGGAGGAAACACCTGCGCTCCCCCAGAAGGTGGTTCGCAACCGCGGTCGCGTTGACGCCCGCACTGCTCACGGACTACGTGCGCTGAGTCATCGACGGCTGGGAGCACCCGCCGGATGCTCCCAGCCGCCTACCCACCCGCCTGCTGACGTGTCGGCACCGCGAGGCGGTCGGTGGCGTTGGCGACGGCGATGCTGAGCAGCAGTGCGGCGAGTTCCCGCTGGTCGAAGTGCTTGGCGGCGATGTCCCACACCTCGTCGGGCACCGCGTCGGGGCTGTCGGCGAGCCGGGTGACGGATTCGGTCAGGGCGAGCGCGGCACGTTCCGCTTCGCTGAACCAGCGTGTCTGGCGCCAGACCGCCACGGTGTCGACCTGTTCCACGGCGGCTCCGTGCCGACGCGCCAGATCTGCGCCGTCGGCCACCCCCGTGCTGGAGCCGTTGATCTGGCCGGCGCGCAGTCGGGTCAGCGCCAGCAGTCTGGCGTCGATCCCTTCCCCCATGACGGCGTCGCCGACCGCGATCAGCGCCGCCCTCGCCTCGGGGAACAGGGTCGCCGGATTCGGCATCCGCTCCGTTGCCATGGTTCTCCCCCACCTTCATCGGCGTGTTCCGACGACAGCAATGGGACCACCGGCGTGAGGGAGCCCGCACCGCCCATGGGACACCGTGGGACAAACACAGTGCCTCCTGGCTGCGACAACACACCTCCGAACCGTGCCGCCAGGCTGGGACGGGTAGCGTGACCCGGATGTCGAGCGTCCAGGAGCGGCTGGTCGACCAGCTCGCTCGGATCAAGGAGCTGAGCGGGCTCAGCCTGCGCGCCCTGGCCCGTCAGGCGGGCCTCAGCAGTTCGTCGCTGTCGCGCTATCTCGCGGGTCAGCTGGTGCCGCCGTGGGAGGCCGTGGTCGCCCTGTGCCGGGCCGTGGATCGCGATCCCCGGCCGCTGCGGGCGCTGTGGGTGGAGGCGTCGAAGGCCGGTGCGGCACCCGCTCCGCGCCGCAACGACCTTCCGGCCGACCTCGCCGACTTCACCGGCCGCGAGGCGGAGGCCGCGCAGATCGCGGAGCTGATCAGCAGCGCGGGTGCGGTGGCGATCGACGGGATGGCGGGCGTCGGGAAGACGAGCCTCGCCGTGCACGTGGCCTACCGGCTCGCACCGTCCTTTCCCGACGGTGGGCTCTATCTCGACCTGCGCGGTTTCACCCCCGGCCAGGAGCCGCTGGAGCCGTCGGCCGCGCTCGGGCAGCTGCTGAGCGCCCTGGGTGTCACGCATCCCCCGGCGGGTGCTGCCGAACGCGCGGCGCTGTGGCGATCGGAGCTCTCCCGGCGACAGGCGCTCGTCCTGCTCGACAACGCGGTCGACGCGGACCACGTCCGCCCGCTGCTTCCGGGGGCGGGACGGTCCGCGGCACTGATCACCAGCCGAAACCGGCTCGTGGAGCTGGACGGCGTACCCCCTGTTTCGCTGGAGCCGCTGCCACCCGCCGCCGCCGCGATGCTTTTCGGCCAGGCGGCCGGCGTCGATCTCACCGATGAGGCGGCGGCTGAGCAGGTGCTGCAGCAGTGCGGCGGGCTGCCGCTGGCCCTGCGGATGGCGGGTGCGCGGCTGCGGCACCGTCCCGGTTGGACCGTCGCGGTGCTCGCCGAGCGGTTGCGCGACAGCGCCAACCGTTTCGACGCCGTCTTCGGCATGTCGCTCAAGCAGCTCGACTCGGACCAGCGCCGCACGTTCCGGCTGCTCGGCGTGGTGCCGGGGACCGACTTCGACGCACCGGCGGCGGTCGCGCTCACCGGCATGCCGCCGGGCCGCGTCGACGCGGTCCTGGAAGAGCTGGTCGACGCGCACCTCGCGCAGGAGCCGTCACCCGGGCGCTTCCGGTTGCACGATCTCATCCGCCGGTACGCCGCAGAGCTCGCCGCCGAGGAGGAGCCGCATGCCGACGCCGCCGTGCGCCGCGTGCTGGACCACTATCTGGCACTGGCGATCGCCAATGACGAGGCGCTGCCGCTGCCGAATCGCGGCGGGGCACCGGGTGACCCGGCCCGGGCCATCGCCTGGTTCGACGCCGAATACGCCAACCTGATCGCGTGCTTCGACGCCGCTGTCCGGCTGGGCGCGGACGAGGTCGTGGCGGACCTGCCACCGGCGATGCGCTCCTGGTTCTTCCGGCACCGCGGCACCGACGACCAGGTTCGCCTGCTCGAAGGCGCCGTGGCAGCGGCGGAACGCCTCGGCCGGACCCGGCAGCGGGCCGCGCTGCTCGTCGACCTCGGCTTCGCCCACGCCGCCGCCGGACGCCTCACCGAGGCGCTCGCCGCCTATGAGCAGGCCGAACCATCGGTCTCCGACGATGACGAGCTCGCGGGCGCGCTGGCCCTGCGCAGCGGTTTCGTGCTCCGGGACCTCGGCGAGCTCGAGGCGGCGCAGGCTCGGTTCCGGCGGGCCGGCACCATCTTCGAGAAGCTCGGGCAGCGGGGCGGGCAGTCCCAGGCGCTCGCCTTCGACGGATGGCTCACCCTCCGGCTCGGCCACCGGCACGAGGCTGCCGAGATCGCGCGGGCAGCCCTCGCGCTCGCGGACGGCTCGGCGAGGGTGACCGGCCTCGTCACGCTCGGTGTGGCGCTGGCGTCGCAGGACGCGGCGGAGTCGCGGCGAACGCTGCAGGAGGCGTTGCAGCTGGCCGAGCTTCCGCACACCAGGGCCTGGTGTCACAACTATCTCGGCGTCGCGCTGCGGATCATGGGCTCGCTCGACGAGGCGCTCGATCACCACCGCACCGCCCTCGAACTGCTGGAGCCGCTCGCCGAGACACAACTGGAGATCGACTTCCTGCCCACCTACGCCGAGACCTGCCGGGTCGCGGGCCGGACCGACGAGGCGCTGGCACTGCACGAGCGCACGATCGAGCTGGCACGAAGGCTCGGGCGGCCCGGCGATGAGCGGCTCGCGAACGAGGCCCGGCAACGCCTCATCGATGGAGGCTGAGGGGCCGACCGAAGCCGGCCCCGTCACTCAGGTCCTCAGCTCGCCGCACGCTTGATCAGCTCGGCGATCTTCTTCTCGTCGGCGGCGGTCAGCTTGGGCAGGGCGAAGGAGACCGGCCACATGGTGCCGTCATCGAGGTTCGCCGGGTCGCTGAAGGCCAGCGTCGCGTACCGGGTCTTGAACTTCTGCGCGCTCTGGAAGTGGCAGACGATCTTGCCGTCCCGGGCGTAGGCGGGCATGCCGTACCACAGCTTCGGCTCCAGGTCCGGCGCCGCGGCCTTGATGATGGCGTGGAGCCGCTCGCCGATGACGCGGTCCGACTCCGGCAGCTTGGCGATCTTGGCGAGCACGTCCTTCTCCGCGTCCGCCGCCTTCGCGCCGCGCCGGGCGCTCGCCTTCAGCTCCTTGGCGCGCTCCTTCATCGCGCTGCGCTCGTCGTCGGTGAAGCCGTCGTAGCCGGTGCTCTTGGCCGCCGCGCTCTTCGTGCCGATCATCTCGGTTCTCCTTTGCATCGGTGTCGCTCTGACAGGAGTCATCTGACCACCGACGCGTCAAGGCCCGCACCGTCCATGGGACACCGTGGGACATCCGGAACGCTCCCCAGCAGCAGAAACGATCAGCATGTCTCGCCGCCGGGGCTGGGACAGGGCCGGATGCCGCCCGGGAGCGGCTCCGCGAAGGGCTTCCTTTAAGTTCGTTTAGCAGCCAAACTATCTGGGTCATGTAACTCCCTCGAAGTATTGAAGGAGACGCCCACATGCAAGACGCGCGTATCTCCCGGCGCGGCCTGCTCACCGCCGGTACGGTCGGCGCACTCGCCGGTGTCGGTGCCCTCGCGGCACCGGCGCTCGGCGGACCGGGTTCGTCCTACACCTGGAGCAACGTCGAGATCGTCGGCGGCGGATTCGTCCCGGGAATCATCTTCAACCAGGCCGAACGCCATCTCGTCTACGCCCGTACCGACATCGGCGGCGCCTACCGCTGGCACCGGCCCACCGGGCGCTGGATCCCGCTGCTCGACTGGGTCGGCTGGGAGAAGTGGGGCTGGACCGGCGTCCTCAGCCTCGCCACCGACGCCGTCGACCCCGACCGGGTCTACGCCGCCGTCGGGACCTACACCAACGACTGGGACCCCAACAACGGTGCCATCCTGCGCTCGCGGGACCGGGGCCGCACCTGGAAGGTCACCGAGCTGCCGTTCAAGGTCGGCGGCAACATGCCCGGCCGGGGCATGGCCGAGCGGCTGGCGATCGACCCGCACCGCAACAGCACCCTCTATCTCGGCACCTCCAGCGGCAACGGGCTGTGGCGCAGCACGGACTTCGGCGAACACTGGGCCAAGGTCGCGAACTTCCCGAACGTCGGCACCTACCGGGCCGACCCCGACGACACCAGCGGCTACTCCAGCGACAACCAGGGCGTTGTCTGGGTGACGTTCGACCCGCGGACCGGCAGCCGCCGCAGGGCGACGCAGACCATCTACGTCGGGGTCGCCGACAAGGCCAACCCGCTCTACCGCTCCACCGACGGCGGGGCGACCTGGGCGGCGGTCACCGGGGCACCCACCGGATACCTGCCGCACAAGGGGGTCCTCGACCACGCCGACGGGTACCTCTACCTCGCCACCAGCGACACCGGCGGCCCCTACGACGGCGGCAGCGGGCAGGTCTGGAAGCTGAACACCGCCACCGGCGAGTGGACCGACATCACACCGGAGAACGGCAGCTGGGGGTACTCCGGGCTCACCATCGACCGCCAGAACCCCGGCACGCTCGTGGTCGCCACCCAGATCGCCTGGTGGCCCGACGTGGTCTTCTTCCGCAGCACCGACGGCGGTGCGTCCTGGACCCGGTCCTGGGACTGGGGCGCATGGCCCGACCGGATCAAGCGCTACGACATCGACATCACCGACGCACCGTGGCTGACCTGGAACGCGACCCCCTCGCTGCCGGAGGAGGCACCGAAGCTCGGCTGGATGACCGAGTCGCTGGAGATCGACCCGTTCGACTCCGACCGGCTGCTCTACGGCACCGGTGCGACGATCTACGGCACCGGCAACCTCACCGACTGGGACTCGGGCGGGAGCGTCCACATCGGCGTACAGGCGAGGGGGCTGGAGGAGACCGCGGTGCTGGACCTCGTCAGTCCGCCGGTCGGGGCGCACCTGCTCTCCGCCGTCGGCGACGTCGGCGGGTTCGTCCACCACGACTTCGCCCATCCCGGCCTGATGTTCGACAACCCGACCCACGGCAGCAACACCAGCCTCGACTATGCCGAGCTTGCACCGCAGGTCATCGTCCGGGCGGGCAACGGCGGCAGCTCGCGCTTCGCGATCTCACGGGACGGCGGGAGCACCTGGACACCGGCGGCCACCCAGCCCGACGGGATCTCGGGCGGCGGGCGGGTGGCGGTCAACGCGGACGGCACGAAGGCCGTCTGGTCACCGGACGGCGCCGCCGTCTCCCACTCCGCCGACGGCGGGGCGACCTGGTCCGCGAGCGCCGGACTGCCGGTCGGGGCGCGGATCGAGTCCGACCGGGTCAACCCGGCCGTCTTCTACGCCTTCAGCGCTGGCGTCTTCTACCTCAGCACCGACGGCGGCGCGTCCTTCGCCGCCACGGCAGCCGCCGGGCTGCCGGTCGCGGGGGATGTGCGGTTCAAGGCCCTGCCCGGCGTGGCCGGCGACATCTGGCTGGCCGGCGGCGAGACCGACGGCACCTATGGGATGTGGCACTCGGTCAACTCCGGCGCCTCGTTCGTGCGGGTGACCGGTGTGCAGGAGGCCGACAACGTCGGCTTCGGCAAGGCCGCGCCGCACAGCCGCTATCCGGCGATCTACACCAGTGCGAAGATCCGCGGCGTCCGCGGCATCTACCGCTCCGACAACGCGGGTCGCGGCTGGGTCCGCATCAACGACGACCGCCATCAGTACGCGTGGACGGGCGCCACGATCACCGGCGACCCGAGGGTGTACGGGCGCGTTTACGTCGGCACCAACGGCCGCGGAATCATCCTCGGCGACCTCTGCTGAGCCCCACGGCCCATGATCGCGTTGTTTCCGGGAAATAGCCCCTTCACCACCTATGCGAGGGGATTATTTCCCGGAAACAACGCGATCATGGGCCTCCGGCGCCTAGCTTGCGATGTTCCTGGCGGCATTCCGGATCGCGTCGGCGTGCAGGTAGATGTCGTCGAGTGAGTCGATCAGGTGGCGGGTCTCCACTTTGTTCTCGTCGAAGGTGCCGAGGTATTTCCTGGACTTGCCGTTGAAGTGCAGGCGCGCGATGGGTCGACGGTTGTTGTCGTCGAGCAGAATCGCGAAGTACGACTTGGCGTCGCGTCCCACAACCCGTTGCGGCTTGACCTCACTGCACGCGATCGCCTTGACGATCTGGAAGCCGGTGAGCTCCTCCAGCGTGGTCTCGACTTCGGTTTCCCGATCGCCTTCGCTCACCGCGTCAGCCTCCGGTGTCTCCTCGACAGGCTGTGCGGGAGTGTTCACATATAGCGCGCTCTTGAGCCGGTCATTCACCTGATCCCTGACGAACTGCGCGGCCGCCTTCGCCACGAGTGGCCGGTACTGCTCACGCACCTTCTGCGTAAACGGTCCGTCGTGAAGGCGCACCGCAAAATACCGGACCCAATCGTCGTCGGGTTCCTTGAACTGATCCGCCATCGCCCGCTTGATCTGGCCGAGCAGCTTCATCTCGCCGGCCGCGAAGATGAGGGAGTCGAGATCGAAACCTTCCTTGGAGAGCTTGCGCAGCTCGGCAAGGTTGGCATCGTCGACGTCTTCCAGATCCAGCACGAGGAACGGCTTCTCGTCCATCAGGTTCGGAGCGTCGAGATCGGTGTAGAAGTGGTAGACCTGACCGTTGGTGAGGATGGCGATTCGCGCCTTCGTCACGGAGAAGTACCGGTACAGCTGCGACGCATGCTCGACCTTCAGCGAATCGCGGGGGTGCTTGCATTCGATGAGGATCTGGACATCGTCGCCACGCTTGATCGCATAGTCGACCTTCTCTCCCCGCTTGGTCCCGTAGTCTGCCGTGAACTCGGGCACGACCTCCAACGGATTGAACACGTCATAGCCGAGGATTCGCTCGATGAACGGCATGACGAAAGCGTTCTTGGCAGCCTCTTCCGTCAGAATCACCGCCCGGTGGTTCCGGACCTTCGTGGCGAGCGCGGCGATCTGCTCCTCGATATCCATGTAGCACACACCTCTGCGAATCCTGCGTCGACCACGGCACCCGTGCTTCTTCGGTGCCTCATCAACAGCCGAGTCCCGATCCTGGGACGACCACCGGATGTTATCGAGCGATTGCGGAGCGCGTACCCACGAAAACCGGCCGACTGCCCCCTCCGTTCGTCGAACAAATACAGCAGAAGGAACCGGCCACGGTATCCATATCGCACCGGACGCCCATCAGAATCGTCGTGGGCCATCGCCGGCCGCGACGGCGACGCCCTACAGCGCGGCTGGAACGCCGGCGGGCGTACCCGCTGATGGCGCCCAGCTCCCGCTTCCGCTGTCGGGACGTGGCTACGACGAACTGGTGGACTTCATCATCAGCCCGTGCACCGGCATCACGACTGATCGCCGTCATCAGCCATTGCCGGCCCCGACGGTGATGCGGCCTTTCGCCAGTGTCAGTGCCTGGTCGGATTGGCGGGCCAGGTGGGTGGAGTGGGTGACGACGATGACGCAGGTGCCCTGCTCGTGGGCGAGTTCGCGAAAGATGTCGATGATGCCCTGTGCGGTGTCGGCGTCGAGGTTGCCCGTCGGTTCGTCGGCGAACAGCAGGTCGACCTCGCAGGCCAGGGCACGGGCGATCGCGACTCGCTGCTGCTGCCCGCCGGACAGCTGCATGACGTTGCGGTGCGCGTCGTCCGCGGTGATGCCGACGCGTTCGAGCAGCTCCACCGCCCGGCGGCGGGATGACCGGTGTCCCGTGATCTCCATTGCGGTGCGGATGTTCTGGGCGGCGGTCATATAGGTGAGCAGGTTGTAGGACTGGAAGATGGTCGCGGCGTGCTTACGACGGTAGGCGCCCAGGCCGAGGGTGCGCAGGTCGGTTCCGCGGTAGCGGATGGTGCCTTCGGTGGGCAGGTCCAGTCCGCTGGCGAGGCTGAGCAGGGTGGTCTTACCGCTGCCCGATGGGCCGAGAATGCTGGTGAAGGTGCCCGCTGCGAAGGTGTGGCTGGCCTTCTTCAGCACCCAGCGCTGCTTGCGGGCGCCCTGGTAGGCATGGCTGACGTTGTCGATCTCGAGGATCATCTATTCGCCTTTCGTGAGGATTTCGCGAGGTTGCAGGCCGACGATCCGGAAGGCGGGGACGGCGACGGCGATGAGCGCGATGAGCAGGCCGATCAGGCCGACGCTGACGATGTCGCCGACTCCGAGCAGGACGTCGAGCTTGTCGATGGGGGCCAGGGCCGGTTCGAGGTCGACACCGGCCCGGCCGGGGATCGGCACGGTCGGCGGCGGTACGTCGGCCAGCTGCCGGCCGAGCAGGGCGTCGGTGACGGGTTGGGCGAGTAGTCCGCCCAGCGCGGTGGCACCGGCCAGAGCGACTGTGGCGATCGCGAGGACCTCGGTGATCTGTTGCGCGACCAGGCGCCAACGCCGTTCGCCCATGGCGAGCAGGACACCCAGCTCGCGGCGGCGTTCGCGCAGCCATAATGCGATGAGCAGGCTGACGATGGCGGCTCCGGCGACGCCGA
It contains:
- a CDS encoding carbohydrate ABC transporter permease, encoding MSNVISEPASPAATPTRGSPPSPKRRAGQSPGRRQEGRAGLLFLSPWLLGLIGITAFPMLFSLFLSFTNYDVLSSWEFLEFVGFDNYRKIFTTDPIFWKSVRVTLTFGLIAVPLKLAASLGVALLLNKARRGVGLYRSMFYLPSLLGGSVALALVWLAMFNGDGAFNDFLALFGIEGKSWINEPDWALATLIVLSVWQFGAPMVIFLAGLKQVPTELYEAASVDGASKLRQFFHVTLPMLSPVIFFNLVLETIHGFQGFTAAFVISNGTGGPVYATKLYTLLIYDKGFTDFQMGYASALAWIFLAVIGLITVVFFSTGRFWVHYSDGEK
- a CDS encoding carbohydrate ABC transporter permease; the encoded protein is MGRPTAVSRVRGVIGAIVLIAILAVVLYPLIWLLGGSFKSPTEVVSNMSLLPTEPTLGNYPDGWSYIQGVPFGTFFVNSMVISLLSVVANGVSCLVTAYAFARLRFFGRKVFFALMIGTLLLPGHVLIIPQYVMFNEFGWVDTPLPLVIPKLLATEAFFVFLMVQFMRGIPRELDDAAKIDGCDPYRTFRHVILPLSRPALITTAIFSFIWTWNDFFTQLVYLPSVEKYTVPIALRLFIDSSGQTSLGPMMAMSVLALMPVFLFFLAFQRFLVEGINTSGLKG
- a CDS encoding type II toxin-antitoxin system RelE/ParE family toxin; protein product: MVNEVRDWLHHLRRTDRNTAVLIGQAISALLDEGPNLGRPLVDRIKGSRLHHLKELRPGSAGTTEVRILFIFDPERKAVLLVAGDKAGKWNDWYREAIPTAENRYATYLKEMEQP
- a CDS encoding XRE family transcriptional regulator, with translation MSSTHSYDKDSFLNEFFPDEADRAEVEAGAEHLIDISRATRLVEMRKRLGLTQAEVAERMHVRQERVSAIERAKVTASELRTLASYIEALGGRMEIIADFGGERLVVG
- a CDS encoding carboxymuconolactone decarboxylase family protein; the protein is MATERMPNPATLFPEARAALIAVGDAVMGEGIDARLLALTRLRAGQINGSSTGVADGADLARRHGAAVEQVDTVAVWRQTRWFSEAERAALALTESVTRLADSPDAVPDEVWDIAAKHFDQRELAALLLSIAVANATDRLAVPTRQQAGG
- a CDS encoding ATP-binding protein; amino-acid sequence: MSSVQERLVDQLARIKELSGLSLRALARQAGLSSSSLSRYLAGQLVPPWEAVVALCRAVDRDPRPLRALWVEASKAGAAPAPRRNDLPADLADFTGREAEAAQIAELISSAGAVAIDGMAGVGKTSLAVHVAYRLAPSFPDGGLYLDLRGFTPGQEPLEPSAALGQLLSALGVTHPPAGAAERAALWRSELSRRQALVLLDNAVDADHVRPLLPGAGRSAALITSRNRLVELDGVPPVSLEPLPPAAAAMLFGQAAGVDLTDEAAAEQVLQQCGGLPLALRMAGARLRHRPGWTVAVLAERLRDSANRFDAVFGMSLKQLDSDQRRTFRLLGVVPGTDFDAPAAVALTGMPPGRVDAVLEELVDAHLAQEPSPGRFRLHDLIRRYAAELAAEEEPHADAAVRRVLDHYLALAIANDEALPLPNRGGAPGDPARAIAWFDAEYANLIACFDAAVRLGADEVVADLPPAMRSWFFRHRGTDDQVRLLEGAVAAAERLGRTRQRAALLVDLGFAHAAAGRLTEALAAYEQAEPSVSDDDELAGALALRSGFVLRDLGELEAAQARFRRAGTIFEKLGQRGGQSQALAFDGWLTLRLGHRHEAAEIARAALALADGSARVTGLVTLGVALASQDAAESRRTLQEALQLAELPHTRAWCHNYLGVALRIMGSLDEALDHHRTALELLEPLAETQLEIDFLPTYAETCRVAGRTDEALALHERTIELARRLGRPGDERLANEARQRLIDGG
- a CDS encoding iron chaperone encodes the protein MIGTKSAAAKSTGYDGFTDDERSAMKERAKELKASARRGAKAADAEKDVLAKIAKLPESDRVIGERLHAIIKAAAPDLEPKLWYGMPAYARDGKIVCHFQSAQKFKTRYATLAFSDPANLDDGTMWPVSFALPKLTAADEKKIAELIKRAAS
- a CDS encoding WD40/YVTN/BNR-like repeat-containing protein, with the protein product MQDARISRRGLLTAGTVGALAGVGALAAPALGGPGSSYTWSNVEIVGGGFVPGIIFNQAERHLVYARTDIGGAYRWHRPTGRWIPLLDWVGWEKWGWTGVLSLATDAVDPDRVYAAVGTYTNDWDPNNGAILRSRDRGRTWKVTELPFKVGGNMPGRGMAERLAIDPHRNSTLYLGTSSGNGLWRSTDFGEHWAKVANFPNVGTYRADPDDTSGYSSDNQGVVWVTFDPRTGSRRRATQTIYVGVADKANPLYRSTDGGATWAAVTGAPTGYLPHKGVLDHADGYLYLATSDTGGPYDGGSGQVWKLNTATGEWTDITPENGSWGYSGLTIDRQNPGTLVVATQIAWWPDVVFFRSTDGGASWTRSWDWGAWPDRIKRYDIDITDAPWLTWNATPSLPEEAPKLGWMTESLEIDPFDSDRLLYGTGATIYGTGNLTDWDSGGSVHIGVQARGLEETAVLDLVSPPVGAHLLSAVGDVGGFVHHDFAHPGLMFDNPTHGSNTSLDYAELAPQVIVRAGNGGSSRFAISRDGGSTWTPAATQPDGISGGGRVAVNADGTKAVWSPDGAAVSHSADGGATWSASAGLPVGARIESDRVNPAVFYAFSAGVFYLSTDGGASFAATAAAGLPVAGDVRFKALPGVAGDIWLAGGETDGTYGMWHSVNSGASFVRVTGVQEADNVGFGKAAPHSRYPAIYTSAKIRGVRGIYRSDNAGRGWVRINDDRHQYAWTGATITGDPRVYGRVYVGTNGRGIILGDLC
- a CDS encoding type I restriction endonuclease, yielding MDIEEQIAALATKVRNHRAVILTEEAAKNAFVMPFIERILGYDVFNPLEVVPEFTADYGTKRGEKVDYAIKRGDDVQILIECKHPRDSLKVEHASQLYRYFSVTKARIAILTNGQVYHFYTDLDAPNLMDEKPFLVLDLEDVDDANLAELRKLSKEGFDLDSLIFAAGEMKLLGQIKRAMADQFKEPDDDWVRYFAVRLHDGPFTQKVREQYRPLVAKAAAQFVRDQVNDRLKSALYVNTPAQPVEETPEADAVSEGDRETEVETTLEELTGFQIVKAIACSEVKPQRVVGRDAKSYFAILLDDNNRRPIARLHFNGKSRKYLGTFDENKVETRHLIDSLDDIYLHADAIRNAARNIAS
- a CDS encoding ABC transporter ATP-binding protein — protein: MILEIDNVSHAYQGARKQRWVLKKASHTFAAGTFTSILGPSGSGKTTLLSLASGLDLPTEGTIRYRGTDLRTLGLGAYRRKHAATIFQSYNLLTYMTAAQNIRTAMEITGHRSSRRRAVELLERVGITADDAHRNVMQLSGGQQQRVAIARALACEVDLLFADEPTGNLDADTAQGIIDIFRELAHEQGTCVIVVTHSTHLARQSDQALTLAKGRITVGAGNG